A genome region from Sphingobacteriaceae bacterium GW460-11-11-14-LB5 includes the following:
- a CDS encoding CopY family transcriptional repressor, translating into MEELTKAEERIMQILWKLQKAFVKDIIDELEEEPKPPYNTISSIVRLLEKKGYVNYKAYGKTYEYFPSITKDEYAKTTFSKLFSGYFDNSPTSLLSFMVKEEKLSEKDIEEIKKIINQDSKS; encoded by the coding sequence ATGGAAGAATTAACTAAAGCAGAAGAGCGTATTATGCAGATTTTATGGAAACTGCAAAAAGCATTTGTGAAAGATATTATTGATGAGCTGGAAGAAGAACCTAAACCACCTTATAATACCATCTCATCAATTGTGAGGCTTTTAGAAAAGAAAGGTTATGTTAATTATAAGGCTTATGGAAAAACCTACGAATACTTTCCGTCGATTACCAAAGATGAATATGCCAAAACTACCTTTTCAAAATTATTTTCAGGTTATTTTGATAATTCTCCAACCAGTCTTTTATCTTTTATGGTAAAAGAAGAAAAACTAAGTGAAAAAGATATAGAAGAAATTAAAAAAATCATTAACCAGGATTCGAAGTCATGA